In a genomic window of Ipomoea triloba cultivar NCNSP0323 chromosome 3, ASM357664v1:
- the LOC116014327 gene encoding uncharacterized protein LOC116014327, with product MQNFDEGEEEEVFFDSIECLSLEESVLEQGEFGYDLWLKEPQSVKERRERFLRKIGTSEYKFVSGSEPMPMVSERIHECSSGAECSSSSASSPVVRREEALSCAGRDCSSDARCSVDDCNNQACLDDDVVAESAPALKTKKRRWWKTLLHKMKCRNGADVSEASKQFCNVAAGKGALLKVHHSRKKFMEFTAIYAGQEIGAHCGIIRTMKFSPDGLYLASGGDDGVVRIWHVTAIDASYKLVRHTVCSPHHQSKKSSHTTAKLPEKIFQIEETPMHEFHGHKAGVLDLTWSTTNCLLSASKDNTVRLWKLGSDKCLGVFHHSNYVTCIQFNPVDENFFISGSIDGKVRIWRVTEKRVADWADVEDIVTAICYQPNGKGFIVGSISGICRFYEKGSELSLDAEIHIGGRKRSNSNMITGIQFLLNDSQRVMITSGDSKIRILDGHEVVCKYRGLSKSGSQMSAAFTSTRKHVISVGEDSRIYLWNYEDMSFQESKQVKSERSCEHFMSKSVSLAIPWTAGQGARKNDLISCGSSKSCSQSQMQEQQQDAMPKIRDSERFSLGSWFSMDISSRGSVTWPEEVLPLSSSDVPTAENEDNQRQRVQDYKTQIQNSALQSPAWGLVIVTAGWDGKIRTFHNYGLPVRI from the exons ATGCAGAATTTTGATGAAGGAGAAGAGGAGGAGGTGTTCTTCGATTCCATTGAGTGTTTGTCATTGGAGGAATCTGTGTTAGAGCAAGGTGAATTTGGGTATGATCTTTGGTTGAAAGAGCCACAGAGTGTGAAGGAAAGACGAGAGAGATTTTTGCGCAAAATTGGGACTTCAGAATATAAGTTTGTAAGTGGTTCTGAACCTATGCCTATGGTTTCAGAAAGGATTCATGAGTGCTCAAGTGGAGCAGAATGTAGTAGCTCTTCTGCTTCTTCACCTGTTGTCAGAAGAGAGGAAGCTTTGTCGTGTGCCGGGAGAGATTGCAGCAGCGATGCTCGTTGTTCGGTTGATGACTGTAACAATCAGGCTTGCTTGGATGATGATGTTGTTGCTGAAAGTGCCCCTGCCTTGAAAACCAAGAAGAGGAGATGGTGGAAAACCTTGCTGCATAAGATGAAATGCCGAAATGGTGCTGATGTATCCGAGGCGTCTAAACAATTCTGTAATGTAGCAGCAGGGAAAGGAGCTCTATTAAAGGTGCATCACAGCAGGAAAAAGTTTATGGAATTCACTGCAATATATGCTGGACAAGAGATTGGGGCTCATTGTGGCATAATTAGGACAATGAAGTTTAGCCCTGATGGGCTGTACTTGGCAAGTGGCGGTGACGATGGGGTCGTTCGCATTTGGCATGTCACCGCCATTGATGCCTCCTACAAACTTGTCAGGCACACGGTCTGCAGTCCCCACCATCAAAGCAAGAAATCATCTCACACCACTGCTAAGCTCCCTGAGAAAATCTTCCAAATTGAAGAAACACCAATGCATGAGTTTCATGGCCATAAGGCTGGAGTTTTGGACCTTACATGGTCCACAACCAAT TGTCTTCTCTCTGCATCTAAAGATAACACGGTTCGTTTATGGAAACTAGGGTCTGATAAATGTCTTGGTGTCTTCCATCATAGTAACTACG TAACGTGCATCCAATTCAACCCTGTTGATGAAAACTTTTTCATCAGTGGATCCATAGATGGAAAAGTACGCATTTGGCGTGTGACAGAAAAGCGAGTTGCTGATTGGGCTGATGTAGAAGATATAGTAACTGCTATATGTTACCAGCCAAATGGCAAG GGTTTTATAGTTGGTTCTATATCTGGTATTTGCAGATTCTATGAAAAAG GAAGTGAGCTTTCCTTAGATGCCGAGATACACATTGGTGGTAGAAAGAGATCAAACAGCAACATGATTACTGGCATTCAG TTTTTGTTGAATGATTCTCAGAGAGTCATGATTACATCTGGGGATTCTAAGATCCGTATTCTCGATGGGCACGAGGTTGTCTGTAAATACAGAG GTCTGTCAAAATCTGGAAGTCAGATGTCAGCTGCATTTACCTCAACTAGAAAACATGTAATATCCGTTGGGGAGGACTCTCGCATTTATCTCTGGAACTACGAGGACATGAGCTTCCAAGAATCGAAGCAAGTGAAGTCAGAACGTTCGTGTGAGCATTTCATGTCAAAGAGTGTTTCTCTGGCAATACCTTGGACCGCCGGGCAGGGTGCAAGAAAAAATGACTTAATAAGCTGTGGGAGTTCCAAATCTTGCTCACAGTCACAGATGCAAGAACAACAGCAAGACGCCATGCCCAAGATTCGGGATTCAGAAAGGTTCTCCCTAGGAAGTTGGTTCTCCATGGATATCTCATCCAGGGGCTCTGTTACATGGCCTGAGGAAGTTCTTCCTCTGTCATCATCCGATGTGCCTACTGCAGAAAACGAGGATAATCAACGACAACGGGTGCAGGATTACAAAACTCAGATTCAGAACAGCGCGCTACAATCTCCAGCCTGGGGTCTTGTTATTGTGACTGCTGGCTGGGATGGGAAGATCAGGACATTCCACAATTATGGATTGCCTGTTAGGATTTAG